The following are encoded in a window of Methanobrevibacter sp. V74 genomic DNA:
- the thsA gene encoding thermosome subunit alpha: protein MANQPIFILPEGTERYSKRDALRMNITAAKVLAGIVRTTLGPKGMDKMLTTSLGDVTVTNDGATIMREMEINQPAARMLVETAKKQEEIVGDGTTSVVVIAGELLSKAEELLDDGIATSIVVKGYRNATAKAVEILNNIAIDAADEETLKKVAVTAMSGKGSDYAKEHLADLVVKAALRIKEDGKSDIDNINIQRVSGDSVEDSFLAEGIIIDKAPLSKNMPNDIENAKIAIMKYPIELKDINTDTKIDITGPDQFEAFLKNEEEMIKDLVDKIVDSGANVLFCQKGIDDLAEHYLKKAGIMAFKRVKKSDMERIAKATGAKLVTDIEDLSEDKLGFAGHVYLDKIFDHELTLIEECENPKASSIILRGSTRYVTEQIARAIDDALGVVAATIEEGKVLIGGGACEIDLVKQLREYAESISGREQLAILKYAEALEIIPKTLIENAGLDTINLIADLKAAHEDSSFIGINVFTGKVEDMKESGVIEPLRVKIQALQSAGEAAEMILRIDDMIAARNALNSTGPDESGNDASGMPPMPPAGGMGGMPPMM from the coding sequence ATGGCAAATCAACCAATATTCATCCTTCCTGAAGGAACAGAAAGATATTCAAAAAGAGATGCTTTAAGAATGAATATCACAGCTGCTAAAGTATTAGCCGGCATTGTAAGAACCACTCTTGGTCCTAAAGGTATGGATAAAATGTTAACAACTTCATTAGGTGATGTCACTGTCACTAATGATGGTGCAACCATTATGAGAGAAATGGAAATTAATCAACCTGCAGCTAGAATGCTTGTGGAAACCGCTAAAAAACAAGAAGAAATTGTTGGAGATGGAACTACTTCTGTTGTTGTTATTGCAGGCGAATTATTATCAAAGGCTGAAGAATTATTAGATGATGGAATTGCAACTTCTATCGTTGTTAAAGGTTATAGAAATGCAACCGCTAAAGCGGTGGAAATCTTAAATAATATTGCAATTGATGCTGCTGATGAAGAAACTCTTAAAAAGGTAGCAGTTACTGCAATGAGTGGTAAAGGTTCAGATTATGCTAAAGAACACTTAGCGGATCTTGTTGTTAAAGCGGCATTAAGAATCAAGGAAGATGGAAAGTCTGACATTGACAATATTAATATTCAAAGAGTTTCAGGCGATTCTGTAGAAGATTCATTTTTAGCAGAAGGAATCATTATTGATAAGGCTCCTTTATCTAAAAACATGCCTAATGACATTGAAAATGCAAAAATTGCTATCATGAAATACCCTATTGAATTAAAAGACATTAATACAGATACCAAAATCGATATAACCGGTCCTGATCAATTTGAAGCATTCCTTAAAAACGAAGAAGAAATGATTAAGGATTTAGTTGACAAAATTGTGGACTCTGGCGCTAATGTATTGTTCTGTCAGAAGGGTATTGATGATTTGGCGGAACACTACCTTAAAAAAGCAGGAATCATGGCTTTCAAAAGAGTTAAAAAATCAGACATGGAAAGAATCGCAAAAGCTACCGGTGCTAAACTCGTAACTGATATTGAAGATTTATCTGAAGATAAATTAGGTTTTGCAGGTCATGTGTATCTTGATAAAATATTTGACCATGAGTTAACTTTAATCGAAGAATGTGAAAATCCAAAAGCTTCCTCAATTATATTGAGAGGCAGCACTCGCTATGTTACAGAACAAATCGCAAGAGCGATTGATGATGCATTAGGTGTAGTTGCAGCCACTATTGAAGAAGGTAAAGTTCTCATTGGTGGAGGAGCTTGCGAAATTGATTTAGTAAAACAATTAAGAGAATATGCTGAATCTATAAGTGGAAGAGAGCAATTAGCTATTTTAAAATATGCCGAAGCTTTAGAAATTATTCCAAAAACCTTAATTGAAAATGCAGGTTTGGATACTATTAATCTAATTGCAGATTTAAAAGCAGCTCATGAAGATTCCTCATTTATCGGAATTAATGTATTCACAGGTAAAGTTGAGGATATGAAAGAGTCTGGAGTTATTGAACCTTTAAGAGTTAAAATCCAAGCTTTACAATCTGCTGGTGAAGCCGCTGAAATGATTTTGCGTATTGATGATATGATTGCAGCAAGAAATGCACTTAACTCTACTGGACCTGATGAGTCAGGTAATGACGCTAGTGGCATGCCTCCAATGCCTCCTGCTGGTGGTATGGGCGGAATGCCTCCTATGATGTAA
- the aroD gene encoding type I 3-dehydroquinate dehydratase: MYSQTKIAIPIFQKKCENVIEAAHDCISKGADILEFRIDGLKNPDIGEIKNTIKEIDFPIIATNRIGSEGGSFKGSEEERFNILYECCDLVDYVDIELQSDDEYIHEIHETGVETIVSYHDFEKTPDLNEIMYIVEKEHELGDIAKVAFMPQDLEDTLTILAVLSHCENTIAISMGDLGSYTRVMASKFDSPITFAAGTDATAPGQIDIETMKALLNMDLNIMNE, encoded by the coding sequence ATGTATTCACAAACAAAAATTGCAATACCCATTTTCCAAAAGAAATGTGAAAATGTCATTGAAGCTGCTCATGATTGTATTAGTAAAGGGGCGGATATTTTAGAGTTTAGAATAGATGGACTGAAAAATCCGGATATCGGCGAGATTAAAAATACAATTAAAGAAATTGATTTTCCAATAATAGCTACTAATAGAATTGGCAGTGAAGGGGGTTCTTTTAAAGGCTCTGAAGAAGAAAGATTTAATATCCTTTATGAATGCTGCGATTTAGTTGATTATGTTGATATTGAGCTTCAAAGTGATGATGAATATATACATGAAATCCATGAAACCGGTGTTGAAACCATTGTTTCTTACCATGACTTTGAAAAAACTCCTGATTTAAATGAAATAATGTATATTGTTGAAAAAGAACATGAATTGGGAGACATTGCTAAAGTTGCTTTTATGCCGCAAGATTTAGAAGATACCTTAACAATACTGGCTGTTTTATCCCATTGCGAAAATACTATTGCTATTTCAATGGGGGATTTAGGAAGCTATACCCGCGTTATGGCTTCTAAATTTGACTCGCCAATTACTTTTGCTGCAGGCACTGATGCGACTGCACCTGGTCAAATTGACATCGAAACAATGAAAGCCCTCTTAAATATGGATTTGAATATTATGAACGAGTGA
- the hmgA gene encoding hydroxymethylglutaryl-CoA reductase (NADPH) codes for MSFQEIIDKLLNGEMKLYQVDKEVSAREATDIRREFLEQKYGLDLSNISNYTLDMERASARNIENSIGVLQLPMGIAGPLKINGQYCQREVFVPLATSEGALVASINRGASTITLSGGVNVRVVSDIMTRAPAIKCEGVGDALKIKQWFVDNFDELKEIAESTTSHGKLIKIDPILIVGSYVYPRFVFSTGDSMGMNMVTIASEKILAKLADETTATHIALSGNVCVDKKPAAINIVEGRGKSVIADILIPKDIVAKKLKTTAEAIAEVNTAKNLIGSAAGGSMAFNAHYANMVAAIFLATGQDAAHVVEGSLGITTAESRNGDLYFSVNLPDLPVATVGGGTGLEVAHEGLEILDVAGSGKAREFAEIVASTVLAGELSLVGALAAGHLARAHQELGRG; via the coding sequence ATGTCTTTCCAAGAAATTATTGATAAATTATTAAATGGTGAAATGAAACTTTATCAAGTTGATAAGGAAGTAAGCGCTCGTGAGGCAACCGATATTAGAAGGGAATTTTTAGAGCAAAAATATGGTCTGGATCTGTCCAATATCTCAAATTATACCCTGGATATGGAAAGAGCATCTGCTCGCAACATTGAAAATTCAATTGGAGTATTGCAACTTCCTATGGGTATTGCAGGACCATTAAAAATAAATGGCCAATACTGTCAAAGAGAAGTATTTGTTCCTCTTGCAACCTCTGAAGGTGCATTGGTGGCTTCAATTAATAGGGGAGCATCAACAATTACCTTATCAGGTGGAGTTAATGTGAGGGTGGTGTCTGATATAATGACCCGTGCACCGGCTATTAAATGTGAGGGTGTAGGGGATGCTTTAAAAATTAAACAGTGGTTTGTTGATAATTTCGATGAATTAAAGGAAATTGCAGAAAGTACAACTTCCCATGGCAAATTAATTAAAATCGATCCTATCTTGATTGTTGGAAGCTATGTCTATCCAAGATTTGTTTTCTCAACTGGGGACAGTATGGGGATGAATATGGTAACAATAGCTTCTGAAAAAATATTAGCCAAATTAGCAGATGAAACTACTGCAACTCACATTGCATTAAGTGGAAATGTATGTGTTGATAAAAAACCGGCTGCTATAAACATTGTTGAAGGAAGAGGAAAAAGCGTTATAGCAGATATTTTAATACCGAAAGATATTGTAGCTAAAAAGCTTAAAACCACAGCTGAAGCAATAGCGGAAGTAAATACTGCTAAAAATTTAATCGGTTCAGCCGCCGGCGGATCAATGGCATTCAATGCTCATTATGCAAATATGGTTGCAGCTATATTTTTAGCAACAGGTCAGGATGCAGCGCATGTTGTTGAAGGTTCTCTTGGTATTACAACAGCCGAAAGCCGTAATGGTGATTTATATTTCTCAGTAAACCTGCCTGATTTGCCTGTAGCTACAGTTGGTGGGGGGACAGGATTGGAAGTTGCTCATGAAGGATTAGAAATTCTTGATGTAGCGGGATCTGGCAAAGCTCGTGAATTTGCAGAAATTGTTGCATCAACAGTTTTAGCAGGAGAATTATCACTTGTTGGAGCCCTGGCAGCAGGACACCTTGCAAGAGCTCATCAAGAACTTGGAAGGGGATAA
- a CDS encoding S24 family peptidase — protein MSKKIILTIILLILTVFAGIIFLGHDSVDIYIDGENITVETKSLSTVNKKHLNKDITNYTLEVMNDTAIDIDAYKTGVKDICMYYGLDNVEVNLDSSIGPNQIPVIVTVDGTSMLPTLKDGQDVLLNKTHNVNVGDIVVADSDQYGGIIKRVDQVNGDDIHLVSDNKEVSYEIINNKIYEIKGVSTWVDISDINGVVIDY, from the coding sequence ATGTCTAAAAAAATTATTTTAACGATAATTTTACTTATTTTAACTGTTTTTGCCGGAATCATATTCTTAGGTCATGATTCTGTTGACATTTACATAGATGGTGAAAATATTACCGTTGAAACCAAATCATTATCCACTGTTAATAAAAAACATCTTAACAAGGACATTACTAATTACACATTAGAAGTAATGAATGACACTGCAATAGATATAGATGCTTATAAAACCGGAGTTAAAGATATTTGTATGTATTACGGTTTAGACAATGTTGAAGTCAATCTTGATTCAAGCATTGGACCTAACCAAATTCCCGTTATTGTAACCGTTGACGGAACATCAATGCTTCCAACCTTAAAAGATGGACAAGATGTTCTTTTAAATAAAACCCATAATGTTAATGTTGGAGATATTGTTGTAGCAGACTCCGACCAATATGGAGGAATCATAAAAAGAGTTGATCAAGTAAATGGAGACGACATTCACTTGGTTAGTGATAATAAAGAAGTTTCTTATGAAATTATTAATAATAAAATATATGAAATTAAAGGCGTTTCCACATGGGTAGATATTTCTGATATAAATGGTGTTGTTATCGACTACTAA
- the sucD gene encoding succinate--CoA ligase subunit alpha, protein MILLNKDTKCLVQGITGKQGSFHTEQMLNYNTNIVAGLTPGKGGQKFLDQVPIFNSMQEAVEEVEVNASIIFVPAKFAKDAAFEAIRHLDLVVIISEHIPVHDSMKIMAYAKQMNTTIIGPNTPGIISPGVGKLGIMPTHIFKEGNVGLISRSGTLTYEIANELTNAGIGQSTAVGIGGDPVTGDNYVDILKRFENDDQTEAVVLIGEIGGTAEERAAKYIADEMTKPVVSYIAGRTAPPGKRMGHAGAIIQGNSGTVASKTKALNDANVEVAIKPSEIVELLKKVM, encoded by the coding sequence ATGATTTTATTAAATAAAGATACAAAATGTTTAGTTCAGGGAATAACCGGTAAACAAGGTTCATTTCATACAGAACAAATGTTAAATTACAATACTAATATAGTTGCGGGGCTTACGCCTGGAAAAGGCGGTCAAAAATTCTTAGACCAGGTTCCAATTTTCAATTCAATGCAGGAAGCGGTTGAAGAGGTAGAGGTCAATGCTTCCATTATTTTCGTTCCTGCAAAATTTGCAAAAGATGCTGCCTTTGAAGCAATTAGGCACTTAGATTTAGTAGTAATTATTTCAGAACATATTCCGGTTCATGATAGTATGAAGATCATGGCTTATGCAAAACAAATGAATACTACAATCATCGGTCCGAATACTCCGGGAATTATCTCGCCGGGTGTCGGTAAATTAGGCATTATGCCAACGCATATATTTAAAGAAGGTAATGTGGGTTTGATTTCAAGAAGCGGTACATTAACATATGAAATTGCAAACGAATTAACCAATGCTGGAATTGGTCAAAGTACTGCTGTAGGTATTGGCGGAGACCCTGTTACTGGGGATAATTATGTTGATATTCTAAAAAGATTTGAAAATGATGATCAAACTGAAGCAGTTGTTTTAATTGGTGAAATTGGAGGAACTGCTGAAGAAAGGGCTGCTAAATATATCGCTGATGAAATGACAAAACCAGTTGTATCATATATTGCAGGAAGAACAGCCCCTCCGGGAAAAAGAATGGGGCATGCTGGAGCAATTATCCAAGGAAATTCCGGTACTGTTGCAAGTAAAACCAAAGCTTTGAATGATGCTAATGTGGAAGTAGCTATAAAACCATCTGAAATTGTAGAACTGCTTAAAAAGGTTATGTAA
- a CDS encoding DUF11 domain-containing protein produces MQHGGGLYINNTKGIWIHKYDFKNNTATLDGGAIYISDSVEYIQVHGCGGEGFINNTAGNRGGAIFSHSNIFYFDGGNNDQKYINNNATNGGSAIYYIGDNFILKGTFINNVPWYHEINITDGYNIYWGDVENFTVSWHEGDNVIPGVYTTANNIGGSAVYYNSTIGGTQLINSNHFYKNRPDYNILNVRILDTEGNVVYNEMLTITNFTLFLFNRTIPNLAAGNYTIIASNTASGSVNTTFRVLNLTLNVTKSINNTEPNYGDYITYTIIVNNIGDSINEDVLLTEELPNSLKILSINVSKGLYNYSNNSWNIGHLDRLESATLTIVARISGTGNIVNNVSVKVKSHEFNASNTVLVAQSADLSIVKCANVSNVNYGDFVEYTVVVTNNGPDDATGVVVKEALPVGLVYVSDNGGGAYNHNSGLWTVGNLANGASVSLKVVVRVGKTGSLTNFVKVKGSEYDNNTANNIVSTKIIVKKCADLIITKTANVTKVKIGDYIKYKISVTNNGPDDATGIVVTEILPNGLVYIRDNSGGAYNPKTGLWNVGKLAKGKTTTLIIVVKVHTIGNITNIVRVNGNEYDNNTESNEANITIISEKSPIEPEKTVETHSSLLIKNTGNPIFLLALLIFILISLSRKNKK; encoded by the coding sequence ATGCAACATGGTGGAGGATTATATATAAATAATACTAAAGGTATTTGGATACATAAATATGATTTTAAAAATAATACTGCTACATTAGATGGTGGTGCTATTTATATTAGTGATTCTGTTGAATATATTCAGGTGCATGGATGTGGTGGTGAAGGATTTATAAATAACACTGCTGGAAATAGGGGTGGAGCTATATTTTCACATTCAAATATATTCTATTTTGATGGTGGGAATAATGATCAAAAATATATTAATAATAATGCTACTAATGGTGGTTCGGCAATTTATTATATAGGAGATAATTTCATCCTTAAAGGTACTTTTATAAATAATGTGCCATGGTATCATGAAATCAATATTACTGATGGTTATAATATTTATTGGGGTGATGTTGAAAACTTTACTGTTTCATGGCATGAAGGAGATAATGTTATTCCAGGAGTATATACGACTGCAAATAATATTGGTGGTAGTGCTGTATATTATAACTCAACCATAGGCGGTACACAACTTATTAATTCAAATCATTTTTATAAAAATAGACCAGATTATAATATTCTAAATGTACGTATTTTAGATACTGAAGGAAACGTTGTTTATAATGAAATGCTTACTATAACTAATTTTACTTTATTCCTTTTTAATAGGACTATTCCTAATTTAGCTGCTGGTAATTATACTATAATTGCAAGCAACACAGCTTCTGGTTCTGTAAATACAACTTTTAGAGTTTTAAATTTAACATTAAATGTTACAAAAAGTATAAATAATACAGAACCTAATTATGGGGACTATATCACTTATACTATTATTGTAAATAATATTGGTGATTCAATAAATGAAGATGTTTTACTAACTGAAGAATTACCAAATTCTTTAAAAATATTATCTATCAATGTTTCAAAAGGATTATATAATTATTCTAATAATTCATGGAATATTGGTCATCTTGATAGATTAGAAAGTGCAACTTTAACTATTGTTGCACGTATTAGTGGAACTGGTAATATAGTTAATAATGTTTCTGTTAAAGTAAAATCTCATGAATTTAATGCAAGCAATACAGTTCTTGTTGCTCAAAGTGCTGATTTAAGTATTGTTAAGTGTGCTAATGTTTCTAATGTTAATTATGGTGATTTTGTAGAGTATACTGTTGTTGTTACTAATAATGGTCCTGATGATGCTACTGGTGTTGTTGTTAAGGAGGCTTTGCCTGTTGGTTTGGTTTATGTTAGTGATAATGGTGGTGGTGCTTATAATCATAATTCTGGTTTGTGGACTGTTGGTAATTTAGCGAATGGTGCTTCTGTTTCTCTTAAAGTGGTTGTGCGTGTTGGTAAAACAGGTAGTTTAACTAATTTTGTTAAAGTTAAGGGTAGTGAGTATGATAATAACACAGCAAATAACATTGTAAGTACAAAAATAATTGTAAAGAAATGTGCTGATTTAATCATTACTAAAACTGCAAATGTTACTAAGGTTAAAATTGGAGACTATATAAAATACAAAATAAGTGTTACTAATAATGGTCCTGATGATGCTACTGGTATTGTAGTAACTGAAATCTTACCTAATGGTTTAGTTTATATTCGTGATAATAGTGGGGGAGCTTATAATCCTAAAACTGGTTTGTGGAATGTAGGTAAATTAGCTAAAGGCAAAACTACTACTCTTATCATTGTTGTAAAAGTGCATACAATTGGTAATATAACTAATATAGTTAGAGTTAATGGTAATGAGTATGACAATAATACAGAAAGCAATGAAGCCAATATTACTATAATTTCAGAAAAGTCTCCTATAGAACCTGAAAAAACTGTTGAAACACATTCTTCATTATTAATTAAGAATACAGGTAACCCAATATTTTTACTTGCGTTATTAATTTTTATTTTAATTTCGTTAAGTAGAAAAAATAAAAAATAA
- a CDS encoding DUF116 domain-containing protein has protein sequence MLFMDSFYMFLGQLVVFLVILIIILFIVVVILGYLIARKNQIKFPKFLLYIVDLLYSPFKTIARFLKLDDYLIDDIAIKVRDNLNKEKYRQIPAEKTLIFLPHCLRHKDCPATLQKEGLNCSECGLCSIGVIKKKSEPLGYKLYIVPGSSFVKKIVMENKFQAVLGVACHEDLNQMMMLLSDFYPQGVLLERTGCFETKVNIKKVFEKIDSKY, from the coding sequence ATGTTATTTATGGATTCATTCTATATGTTTTTAGGACAGTTAGTAGTTTTTCTAGTTATTCTAATTATAATCTTATTTATTGTTGTGGTTATTTTAGGATATTTAATAGCTCGTAAAAATCAAATTAAATTCCCTAAATTCTTATTATATATTGTAGATCTATTATATTCACCATTTAAAACAATAGCACGATTTTTAAAATTAGATGATTATTTAATTGATGATATAGCTATTAAAGTTAGAGATAATCTCAATAAAGAAAAATATAGGCAGATTCCAGCAGAAAAAACATTAATATTCCTTCCCCATTGTCTAAGACATAAAGACTGTCCTGCAACTCTTCAAAAAGAAGGCCTAAATTGCAGCGAATGTGGCTTATGTTCAATCGGCGTTATTAAAAAGAAATCTGAACCATTAGGATATAAATTATATATTGTTCCAGGATCAAGTTTTGTTAAAAAAATAGTTATGGAAAACAAATTCCAAGCTGTTCTTGGTGTAGCTTGTCATGAAGATTTAAACCAAATGATGATGTTGCTCTCTGATTTTTACCCTCAAGGAGTATTGCTTGAAAGAACAGGGTGTTTTGAAACAAAAGTTAACATTAAAAAAGTATTTGAAAAAATAGATTCCAAATACTAA
- a CDS encoding tetratricopeptide repeat protein, with the protein MYEEIMNEIKSNLGSNEELNKKYLSSQIEVYKDHPYNKEIIKEISRLMWDCLSESQKQEFADISNKENPIMDILNDIYYDIEEENYETPLKKLEKFMESFPNIFEDDKVNEYHFFTNPLEEMIFRKYIGLKKELRYIPDNQPLLDLYYVYGFLLLESQQYDKAEEYLKKAIKINPVSSRIILELTEIYKVHTYTFNEYFIRTCDALQYAYYPQDIARCYRNLGYYYIEENQMETALALLIYSMEYEANPLAYTEINYIQSNDFELTLDECIEIIESKNIQLG; encoded by the coding sequence ATGTATGAAGAAATCATGAATGAAATTAAATCTAATTTAGGTTCAAATGAAGAATTGAATAAAAAGTACTTATCCAGTCAAATTGAAGTATACAAAGACCATCCATACAATAAAGAGATAATTAAAGAAATCTCTCGGTTGATGTGGGATTGCTTAAGCGAATCGCAAAAACAGGAATTTGCGGATATTTCAAACAAGGAAAATCCAATTATGGATATTTTAAATGATATCTATTATGATATTGAAGAGGAAAACTATGAAACCCCATTGAAAAAACTTGAGAAATTTATGGAAAGTTTTCCAAACATCTTTGAAGACGATAAAGTAAATGAATATCACTTTTTCACAAATCCCCTAGAAGAGATGATATTTAGAAAATATATTGGTTTAAAAAAGGAATTAAGATATATTCCAGATAACCAACCTTTACTTGACCTATATTATGTTTATGGATTTTTACTCCTTGAATCCCAGCAATACGATAAGGCAGAAGAGTATTTAAAAAAGGCAATTAAAATAAACCCCGTTTCATCAAGAATTATTCTGGAGTTAACTGAAATATACAAAGTACACACCTACACATTTAACGAATACTTTATTCGCACATGTGATGCTCTACAATATGCTTATTATCCCCAAGACATTGCAAGATGTTATAGAAACCTTGGATATTATTATATAGAAGAAAATCAAATGGAAACTGCACTTGCACTATTAATATACAGTATGGAATACGAAGCAAATCCGCTTGCATATACCGAAATCAATTATATTCAATCCAATGACTTTGAATTAACTTTAGATGAATGCATTGAAATTATTGAAAGTAAAAATATTCAGTTGGGGTAA